Proteins encoded together in one Thermophilibacter immobilis window:
- a CDS encoding cell wall-binding repeat-containing protein, giving the protein MVLKSKSPASSSSKRSGHAVTRRDVLGLMVGAGAVMVGAVPTTAAADETTEDTEDEYVANSWRYEDGQPIDDVALMTRLSPQSLTTAWSKDSDGNWCNSVGNPIPGAPLRGIDVSEWQKEVDWSSAQQDGTDYVIIRAAAFAGYSSSAKRWGKDYCWDQNATECDSLGIPYGAYIYSYATSVEGAVKEADYILSLLKGHSPTYPVYLDLEDNSILGADLNAIARAFCERVESAGYQAGVYANLYWWNNYLTDTSLSNWTRWVAQYNVTCDYGGRYDMWQATSRGSVDGISGSVDINFDFVGLSSDYANQTTWSRLYGQDQLDTMQRIAETGWSSSSSVVVATQDTFWDTLCASSLAGSLDCPLLLTSSSSLSSQARVALQELGATTAYVVGGPVAVSSSVDSQIRAAGCPTVERVYGQDQQGTARAVAEKLGKDHADTCIIATSWKFQDALSISPYAYAYKVPIFLCDSGTNALAEATLQMIRNMGFSKAVIVGGPVAVDSGVEVQLKKSGISSVQRVYGQTEYETSQAIAEWELA; this is encoded by the coding sequence AGTTCCTCCAAGCGTTCAGGACATGCCGTCACGCGAAGAGACGTCCTGGGTCTCATGGTGGGCGCCGGAGCCGTCATGGTGGGTGCCGTTCCCACAACGGCGGCCGCAGACGAGACGACTGAGGACACGGAAGACGAGTACGTCGCAAATAGCTGGCGCTACGAGGACGGCCAGCCCATTGATGACGTCGCGCTGATGACTCGCCTCTCACCTCAAAGCCTTACGACCGCTTGGAGCAAAGACAGCGACGGAAACTGGTGTAATAGCGTTGGTAACCCTATTCCAGGAGCCCCGCTACGTGGTATTGACGTGAGCGAGTGGCAAAAGGAGGTTGACTGGAGCTCCGCTCAGCAAGATGGAACTGACTATGTGATTATCCGCGCCGCAGCATTTGCGGGATACTCAAGCAGCGCAAAGCGGTGGGGCAAGGATTACTGCTGGGATCAGAACGCCACAGAATGCGATAGCCTCGGCATTCCCTACGGGGCCTACATCTATTCCTACGCCACGAGCGTGGAGGGCGCAGTAAAGGAGGCAGACTATATCCTTAGCCTGCTCAAGGGGCACAGCCCAACCTATCCCGTCTACCTCGACCTGGAAGACAACAGCATCTTGGGAGCCGATCTAAACGCGATTGCGAGGGCATTTTGCGAGCGCGTAGAGAGCGCGGGATATCAGGCGGGGGTCTACGCGAACCTGTACTGGTGGAACAATTACCTTACGGATACGAGCCTGAGTAACTGGACTCGTTGGGTTGCCCAGTATAACGTCACCTGCGACTATGGTGGACGCTACGACATGTGGCAGGCTACTAGCAGGGGGAGCGTCGACGGCATCAGCGGCAGCGTTGACATTAATTTTGACTTTGTTGGTCTGAGCAGTGACTATGCGAACCAAACGACATGGAGTCGCCTTTACGGTCAGGATCAGCTTGACACCATGCAGCGTATTGCCGAGACGGGCTGGTCCTCCTCAAGCTCCGTTGTCGTTGCTACGCAGGATACATTCTGGGATACGCTTTGCGCCAGCTCATTGGCGGGGTCGTTGGACTGTCCTCTTCTTCTTACTTCGTCCAGTTCGCTCTCCTCACAGGCAAGAGTGGCGCTGCAGGAGCTCGGGGCCACGACCGCCTACGTCGTGGGCGGCCCCGTTGCCGTGTCGAGCTCCGTCGACTCCCAGATACGGGCGGCGGGCTGCCCGACCGTGGAGCGCGTCTACGGGCAGGACCAGCAGGGCACCGCGCGGGCGGTGGCCGAGAAGCTCGGTAAAGACCATGCTGACACGTGCATAATCGCCACGTCATGGAAATTCCAGGATGCCCTAAGCATCTCTCCCTATGCATACGCATATAAGGTACCCATCTTCCTGTGCGACTCAGGCACAAACGCGCTTGCTGAGGCCACGCTTCAGATGATAAGAAACATGGGATTCTCGAAGGCGGTCATTGTGGGTGGTCCCGTTGCGGTTGACAGTGGGGTGGAAGTACAGCTAAAAAAGTCCGGCATTTCATCTGTTCAACGAGTGTACGGTCAAACGGAATACGAGACGAGCCAGGCCATTGCCGAGTGGGAGCTTGCGTAG
- a CDS encoding cell wall-binding repeat-containing protein, with protein MVSTNMAVATGVTFYDALTGGALCGRNNSVLVITSDTNRVCLTDFVASQKNEVDKGYVLGGPIAVSEASWIILLRNYLY; from the coding sequence ATGGTCAGCACCAATATGGCCGTTGCAACAGGCGTTACGTTCTATGACGCCCTTACGGGTGGAGCACTCTGCGGCAGGAACAACTCCGTCCTCGTGATCACAAGCGATACGAATCGCGTCTGTTTGACGGACTTCGTCGCATCTCAGAAAAATGAGGTGGACAAGGGGTACGTGCTGGGCGGTCCCATTGCCGTTTCTGAAGCCAGCTGGATTATCCTTCTGAGAAACTATCTGTACTAG
- a CDS encoding cell wall-binding repeat-containing protein, giving the protein MGILFSVLAFLCSFLWASPASADVIEDQYGTVIDRTDFFDMGVSDSAPSVMSLMSTRSVSSIEPMELSAEMLSHCKYESGQNYDQGLSYGDGYHALGYFQFDNRHTLGSFLEAVYNYNPTTYSCLKVIGDNYDWDVTGETRSNGAYTQLGNDLNTAWHAAYAANPTEFSQLQNYWAYVQYYSGSTGVRGSMIAMGIDIDSRPDCIKGLCWGLSSLFGPGGGASYVKQGYYYGGNWFIKNSGVNDSMSDVQFVTTLCNFVVDNVRARYHAQSQYWAGWENRYRNELADCLGFLSESSEVWTRLYGQDQLGTMEEISQAGFSRSSTVIIATQETYWDALSAASLAGAYDAPILLCSQDSLPQEAADEIARLGATTAYIVGGPVAVSSSVDSQIRAAGCPTVERVYGQDQQGTARAVAEKLSSARSSTCIIATSNGFQDALSSGPYSYVKGAPIFLAETSTNALSQETLKAISSGGYTRVIIAGGPVAVSSSVEAQLSSLGLTGSAVKRVYGQTGYETSAALAEFSLSEGMSASGMGVATGETYWDALTGSALCGRNNSVLVLASDANTSAIDGFISTHAASIGEGNVFGGNIAVSSSVWKKLILATS; this is encoded by the coding sequence TTGGGCATCCTGTTCTCCGTCCTCGCATTCCTCTGTTCCTTTCTCTGGGCCTCTCCCGCCTCGGCCGACGTTATCGAGGACCAGTACGGGACGGTAATCGACAGGACGGACTTCTTTGACATGGGCGTATCGGATAGTGCGCCATCGGTTATGTCCCTCATGTCCACAAGGTCCGTGAGCAGCATCGAGCCCATGGAGCTTTCCGCAGAGATGCTCTCTCACTGCAAGTACGAAAGCGGCCAGAACTACGATCAGGGCCTGAGCTATGGGGATGGCTATCACGCACTGGGCTACTTCCAGTTCGACAACCGCCATACGCTTGGATCGTTTCTTGAGGCCGTCTATAACTACAACCCCACGACATACAGTTGCCTCAAGGTGATCGGAGACAACTACGATTGGGATGTCACGGGGGAGACCCGCAGCAACGGTGCCTACACGCAGCTGGGCAATGACCTCAACACGGCATGGCACGCGGCCTATGCTGCCAATCCCACCGAGTTCTCGCAGCTCCAGAACTACTGGGCCTACGTCCAGTACTACAGCGGCTCCACGGGAGTTCGGGGCAGCATGATCGCCATGGGCATCGACATCGACTCGCGTCCTGATTGCATAAAAGGCCTCTGCTGGGGCCTGAGCAGCCTGTTTGGTCCTGGAGGCGGAGCCAGCTATGTGAAGCAGGGATACTACTACGGTGGCAACTGGTTCATCAAGAACTCAGGGGTCAACGATTCGATGAGCGACGTGCAGTTTGTCACAACCCTTTGTAATTTCGTGGTGGATAACGTCAGGGCTCGCTACCACGCGCAATCGCAGTATTGGGCCGGCTGGGAGAATCGCTATCGCAACGAACTTGCAGACTGTCTCGGCTTTCTTTCCGAGAGCTCGGAGGTATGGACGCGCCTCTACGGCCAGGACCAGCTTGGGACCATGGAGGAAATCTCGCAGGCAGGGTTCTCCAGATCTTCCACGGTCATCATAGCCACGCAGGAAACGTACTGGGACGCCCTTTCCGCCGCGTCGCTCGCCGGTGCCTATGACGCACCGATTCTCCTTTGCAGCCAGGATTCTCTGCCTCAGGAAGCAGCAGATGAGATAGCTCGACTCGGGGCCACGACCGCCTACATCGTGGGCGGCCCCGTTGCCGTGTCGAGCTCCGTCGACTCCCAGATACGGGCGGCGGGCTGCCCGACCGTGGAGCGCGTCTACGGGCAGGACCAGCAGGGCACCGCGCGGGCGGTGGCCGAGAAGCTCTCCTCTGCCCGATCTTCGACCTGCATTATCGCAACTTCGAACGGATTTCAGGACGCGCTGTCCTCTGGCCCTTACTCCTACGTAAAGGGAGCGCCCATCTTCCTCGCCGAGACGTCCACCAACGCCTTGTCCCAGGAGACGCTCAAAGCCATCTCGTCTGGCGGTTACACCCGTGTCATCATTGCCGGCGGCCCCGTTGCAGTGTCATCGAGCGTCGAGGCCCAGCTCTCTTCGCTTGGCCTTACCGGCAGCGCGGTTAAGCGGGTCTATGGGCAGACGGGATATGAGACGAGCGCCGCACTGGCCGAGTTTTCCCTGAGCGAGGGCATGAGCGCGTCGGGCATGGGAGTGGCCACTGGCGAGACCTACTGGGATGCCCTGACCGGGTCCGCGCTCTGCGGTAGGAACAACTCCGTCCTCGTACTTGCAAGCGATGCGAACACCTCTGCCATCGATGGCTTCATAAGCACGCACGCTGCATCGATTGGAGAGGGTAACGTCTTTGGTGGGAATATCGCCGTCTCCTCCTCGGTGTGGAAGAAGCTCATACTCGCGACTTCCTAG
- the rfbA gene encoding glucose-1-phosphate thymidylyltransferase RfbA — translation MKGIILAGGSGTRLYPLTTVTSKQLLPVYDKPMVYYPLSTLMLAGIRDILVISTPADLPNFERLLGDGSDFGIELSYAEQPEPNGLAQAFVIGRDFVGGEPCALVLGDNIFYGNGLSRHLRRAAEAAESSGRATVFGYRVDDPERFGVVEFDESYNAVSIEEKPARPRSNYAVTGLYFYDARVCDYAAEVRPSERGEYEITDLNRRYLSDGSLDVVTLGRGYAWLDTGTMESLYEASQFVRTVETAQDLPVSVPEEIAYENGWVSRERLLACAERYGKSNYGRHLRIVAEGGIVPDRCYRD, via the coding sequence ATGAAGGGCATCATCCTGGCCGGGGGCTCCGGCACCCGGCTCTACCCGCTGACCACGGTCACGAGCAAGCAGCTGCTGCCGGTCTACGACAAGCCGATGGTCTACTACCCGCTGTCCACCCTCATGCTCGCGGGCATACGTGACATCCTGGTCATAAGCACCCCGGCCGATCTGCCCAACTTCGAGCGCCTCCTGGGCGACGGATCGGACTTCGGCATCGAGCTCTCCTACGCCGAGCAGCCCGAGCCCAACGGGCTCGCCCAGGCCTTCGTCATCGGGCGCGACTTCGTGGGCGGCGAGCCCTGCGCCCTGGTCCTGGGCGACAACATCTTCTACGGCAACGGCCTCTCGCGCCACCTCAGGCGCGCCGCCGAGGCGGCCGAGTCCTCCGGGCGCGCCACCGTCTTCGGCTACCGCGTGGACGACCCGGAGCGCTTTGGCGTCGTGGAGTTCGACGAGAGCTACAACGCCGTCTCCATCGAGGAGAAGCCAGCCCGTCCCAGGAGCAACTACGCGGTCACCGGCCTGTACTTCTACGACGCCCGCGTCTGCGACTACGCGGCCGAGGTGCGCCCCTCGGAGCGCGGCGAGTACGAGATCACCGACCTCAACCGAAGGTACCTGTCCGACGGCTCGTTGGACGTGGTCACCCTGGGGCGCGGCTACGCGTGGCTGGACACGGGGACCATGGAGTCGCTCTACGAGGCCTCCCAGTTCGTGAGGACCGTGGAGACCGCCCAGGACCTGCCGGTGAGCGTGCCCGAGGAGATTGCCTACGAGAACGGCTGGGTCTCCCGCGAGCGCCTCCTAGCCTGCGCGGAGCGCTACGGAAAGAGCAACTACGGCAGGCACCTGCGCATCGTGGCCGAGGGCGGCATCGTGCCCGACCGGTGCTACCGAGACTAG
- the rfbB gene encoding dTDP-glucose 4,6-dehydratase — translation MEEAFEPTNIIVTGGCGFIGSNFVHHVVREHPKTHVTVLDKLTYAGNPGNIAGLPADRVELVVGDVCDAELLGRVVPGHDAIVHFAAESHNDNSILDPSPFVRTNVEGTYQLLEACRAHDVRYHHVSTDEVYGDLALDDPARFTPESPYRPSSPYSSTKASSDLLVRAWHRTYGVRATISNCSNNYGPYQHVEKFIPRQVTNVLCGVRPKLYGDGANVRDWIHTEDHSRAVWEILTRGRIGETYLIGADGERSNLDVLRAILERMGRSPDDFDWVRDRPGHDRRYAIDWSKLHDELGWEPVHTDFSEGLDQTIAWYADHRDWWEGAKEATEAKYAKQGQ, via the coding sequence ATGGAAGAGGCCTTCGAGCCCACCAACATCATCGTGACCGGGGGCTGCGGCTTCATCGGGTCCAACTTCGTCCACCACGTGGTGCGCGAGCACCCCAAGACTCACGTGACGGTGCTCGACAAGCTCACCTACGCGGGCAACCCGGGCAACATAGCGGGGCTTCCCGCCGACCGCGTCGAGCTCGTGGTGGGCGACGTCTGCGACGCCGAGCTCCTGGGGCGCGTGGTCCCGGGCCACGACGCCATCGTGCACTTCGCGGCGGAGTCGCACAACGACAACTCGATCCTGGACCCCTCGCCCTTCGTGCGCACCAACGTCGAGGGCACCTACCAGCTGCTCGAGGCCTGCCGCGCCCACGACGTGCGCTACCACCACGTCTCGACCGACGAGGTCTACGGTGACCTCGCGCTTGACGACCCGGCACGCTTCACGCCCGAGAGCCCCTACCGTCCGTCCAGCCCGTACAGCTCCACCAAGGCCAGCTCGGACCTGCTCGTGCGCGCCTGGCACCGCACCTACGGCGTGCGCGCCACGATTTCCAACTGCTCCAACAACTACGGACCCTATCAGCACGTGGAGAAGTTCATCCCGCGCCAGGTCACCAACGTCCTATGCGGGGTCCGCCCCAAGCTCTACGGCGACGGGGCCAACGTCCGCGACTGGATCCACACCGAGGACCACTCCCGTGCGGTCTGGGAGATCCTCACGCGCGGACGGATCGGCGAGACCTACCTCATCGGCGCGGACGGGGAGCGCTCCAACCTGGACGTCCTGCGCGCCATCCTCGAGCGCATGGGCAGGTCCCCCGACGACTTCGACTGGGTGCGCGACCGCCCCGGCCACGACCGCCGCTACGCCATCGACTGGTCGAAGCTCCACGACGAGCTCGGATGGGAGCCCGTCCACACGGACTTCTCTGAGGGTCTGGACCAGACCATAGCCTGGTACGCCGACCATCGCGACTGGTGGGAGGGCGCCAAGGAGGCGACCGAGGCCAAGTACGCCAAGCAGGGGCAGTAG
- a CDS encoding sugar nucleotide-binding protein: MSMEFEKDLAAKETNIPGVLVFDLSVHGDARGWFKENWQREKMRALGLPDVRFVQNNISFNDCRGVTRGIHAEPWDKLISVAAGSVFGAWVDLRPGASFGEVLTCTLDPSKAIYVPRGVGNAYQALEDGTAYTYLVNAHWSAELKRTYTFVSLADPELGIEWPIPLAEATLSEADLHHPPLAEALPMTPRRTLVTGCNGQLGRAVRAAAEGRGLPGFDYCDIDTFDMSDPAAYAGVDWSGYGTVINCGAYTAVDRAETPEGRRICWAANATGPALLARTCAEHGVTLVHVSSDYVFDGTRELHDESEPLSPLSVYGQSKAAGDLAVAGCPTHYVVRSSWVIGDGHNFVKTMRALSDRVADPSDALSEVRVVDDQLGRLTFADQMAEAILHLLGYRAGDLEPSAPAPFGTYDATGEGEVRSWADVAAHVFERVNANGSAVAPVSTAAYYAGAEGPVAPRPVHSALDLSKLEATGLTPRDWQVELDEYLDRLLAE, translated from the coding sequence ATGTCGATGGAATTCGAGAAGGACCTCGCGGCGAAGGAGACCAACATCCCCGGCGTGCTCGTCTTCGACCTGAGCGTGCACGGGGACGCGCGCGGGTGGTTCAAGGAGAACTGGCAGCGCGAGAAGATGCGCGCGCTTGGCCTGCCGGACGTGCGCTTCGTCCAGAACAACATAAGCTTTAACGACTGCAGGGGCGTGACCCGGGGCATCCACGCCGAGCCCTGGGACAAGCTCATCTCGGTCGCCGCGGGCTCGGTTTTTGGCGCGTGGGTCGACCTCAGGCCCGGGGCGAGCTTCGGGGAGGTCCTCACCTGCACGCTCGACCCCTCCAAGGCCATCTACGTGCCGCGCGGGGTGGGCAACGCCTACCAGGCCCTGGAGGACGGAACCGCGTACACCTATCTCGTGAACGCCCACTGGTCGGCCGAGCTCAAAAGGACCTACACCTTCGTGAGCCTGGCCGACCCCGAGCTTGGCATCGAGTGGCCCATCCCCCTTGCCGAGGCCACACTGTCCGAGGCCGACCTCCACCACCCCCCGCTGGCCGAGGCCCTGCCCATGACCCCCCGGCGCACCCTCGTGACCGGCTGCAACGGCCAGCTGGGGCGCGCCGTGCGCGCGGCCGCCGAGGGGCGCGGCCTGCCCGGCTTCGACTACTGCGACATCGACACCTTCGACATGAGTGATCCCGCCGCCTACGCGGGCGTTGACTGGTCGGGTTACGGGACCGTGATCAACTGCGGCGCCTACACCGCCGTGGACCGCGCCGAGACGCCCGAGGGGCGCAGGATCTGCTGGGCGGCCAACGCCACGGGGCCGGCCCTTTTGGCCCGCACCTGCGCCGAGCATGGCGTCACGCTCGTGCACGTCTCCTCCGACTACGTCTTCGACGGGACGCGCGAGCTGCACGACGAGTCCGAGCCCCTCTCGCCGCTGTCCGTCTACGGGCAGTCCAAGGCGGCGGGCGACCTCGCCGTGGCGGGGTGCCCCACCCACTACGTGGTGCGCTCGAGCTGGGTCATAGGAGACGGTCACAACTTCGTCAAGACCATGCGTGCCCTCTCGGACCGCGTGGCCGACCCCTCGGACGCCCTCTCCGAGGTGCGCGTGGTCGATGACCAGCTGGGACGCCTCACCTTCGCCGACCAGATGGCCGAGGCCATTCTGCACCTGCTGGGCTACCGCGCGGGAGATCTGGAGCCGTCCGCGCCGGCGCCCTTCGGCACCTACGACGCCACGGGGGAGGGTGAGGTTCGCTCTTGGGCGGACGTCGCCGCGCACGTCTTCGAGCGCGTCAACGCCAACGGGTCGGCCGTGGCCCCCGTCTCCACGGCCGCCTACTACGCCGGCGCCGAGGGCCCCGTCGCCCCGCGCCCGGTCCACTCCGCCCTGGATCTCTCCAAGCTGGAGGCCACCGGCCTCACGCCGCGCGACTGGCAGGTCGAGCTGGACGAGTACCTCGACCGCCTGCTCGCGGAGTAG
- a CDS encoding glycosyltransferase family 2 protein, translated as MVEAPTALSVSEPRAARPRISVLVPICNVERYLAQCLDSLVAQTFADFEVICINDGSTDDSRAIIQRYLDADERFRVIDKPNSGYGASMNLGLDAARGTYVAILESDDFYEPQALQKLVAAAQENDSDVVKADFWLFWSEPAQRRELFHIVDAAQAGRTLRPLEDPAIFFRKPSIWSALYRRSLLVERGIRFLETPGASYQDAGFNFKVWASAQRATFIADPILSYRQDNEKSSVNSAAKVFCVCDEYASMEAFVNARGEDREALTGILERMKFDSYMWNYDRLSDDLREEFITRAAREFSEALAADKVDMGLFEPWAEADLRALVADPAEFDASRSKFTAPGKLNTFRHYLSLGGASLVLKVMAYKTFCHSVRRTNEQGGAA; from the coding sequence GTGGTAGAAGCCCCCACAGCCCTTAGCGTCTCGGAGCCGCGCGCCGCGCGCCCGCGCATCTCCGTCCTCGTTCCCATCTGTAACGTGGAGCGCTATCTGGCCCAGTGCCTCGACTCGCTGGTCGCGCAGACGTTTGCGGACTTCGAGGTCATCTGCATCAACGACGGCTCCACGGACGACTCGCGCGCGATCATTCAGCGCTACCTCGACGCCGATGAGCGCTTCCGCGTCATCGACAAGCCCAACTCCGGCTACGGGGCCTCCATGAACCTGGGGCTCGACGCCGCGCGCGGCACCTACGTCGCCATCCTGGAGTCCGATGACTTCTACGAGCCCCAGGCCCTCCAGAAGCTGGTCGCGGCTGCCCAGGAGAACGACTCCGACGTGGTCAAGGCGGACTTCTGGCTCTTCTGGTCCGAGCCCGCACAGCGCCGCGAGCTCTTCCACATCGTGGACGCTGCGCAGGCCGGGCGCACCCTGCGGCCGCTCGAGGATCCCGCGATATTCTTCCGCAAGCCGTCCATCTGGTCGGCCCTCTACCGTCGCTCGCTTCTGGTGGAGAGGGGCATCCGCTTCCTCGAGACGCCGGGGGCGTCCTACCAGGACGCGGGTTTCAACTTCAAGGTCTGGGCCTCGGCCCAGCGTGCCACGTTCATTGCGGACCCCATCTTGTCCTACCGTCAGGACAACGAGAAGTCCTCGGTCAACTCGGCGGCCAAGGTGTTCTGCGTGTGCGACGAGTACGCCTCCATGGAGGCGTTTGTCAACGCGCGCGGCGAGGACCGGGAGGCTCTCACGGGTATCCTCGAGCGCATGAAGTTCGACAGCTACATGTGGAACTACGACCGTCTGAGCGACGATCTGCGCGAGGAGTTCATTACGCGCGCGGCGCGGGAGTTCTCCGAGGCCCTTGCCGCCGACAAGGTGGACATGGGCCTCTTCGAGCCGTGGGCCGAGGCCGACCTCAGGGCGCTCGTCGCCGATCCCGCGGAATTCGACGCCTCGCGCTCGAAGTTCACCGCCCCGGGGAAGCTCAACACGTTCAGGCACTACCTCAGCCTGGGCGGAGCGTCCCTCGTGCTCAAGGTCATGGCCTACAAGACCTTCTGCCATTCCGTTCGCAGGACCAACGAGCAGGGGGGCGCCGCGTGA
- a CDS encoding glycosyltransferase family 2 protein, producing MSRISVIIPVYNVEDYLDWCLGSLEAQTLEDIDVICVNDGSTDGSHDGLIRWAARDGRIKIIDKANGGLSSARNAGIAAARTDYVCFLDSDDRFHPTACEEMVRSLDETGADVLTFGATCYPEEAGYPWLVDVLSPRDAVFEGFTPNILFKEKSRPFAWRTACRTDFLVDHKILFDETLRFGEDQVFDFAIYPRAKRTALSSAKLYDYRVSRAGSLMDQLKDDFGAKMLEHVKILDRILSDWDEGGFLAQYPAEMVAFSMDFALYDAIKLDDTSYRAVAEALTGVLGRHWGAGEVARLDLAPATRRMALAACYRTDLGNVARKRLALDYYAQQHGRKAALRRLLRG from the coding sequence GTGAGCCGCATCTCCGTGATCATCCCGGTCTACAACGTCGAGGACTACCTCGACTGGTGCCTGGGATCGCTCGAGGCGCAGACGCTCGAGGACATCGACGTCATCTGCGTCAACGACGGCTCCACGGACGGCTCCCACGACGGGCTGATCAGGTGGGCTGCGCGTGACGGGCGCATCAAGATCATCGACAAGGCCAACGGGGGCCTCTCCTCGGCCAGAAACGCCGGCATCGCGGCCGCGCGCACGGACTACGTCTGCTTCCTCGACTCCGACGACCGCTTCCATCCCACGGCCTGCGAGGAGATGGTGCGCTCGCTCGACGAGACGGGCGCGGACGTCCTGACCTTTGGGGCCACGTGCTACCCCGAGGAGGCGGGCTACCCCTGGCTCGTCGACGTCTTGAGCCCGCGCGACGCCGTCTTCGAGGGGTTCACCCCGAACATCCTCTTCAAGGAGAAGTCGCGTCCCTTCGCGTGGCGCACGGCATGTCGCACGGACTTTCTCGTGGACCACAAGATCCTCTTCGACGAGACGCTGCGCTTTGGCGAGGACCAGGTCTTCGACTTTGCCATCTACCCCCGGGCAAAGAGGACTGCTCTGAGCTCGGCCAAGCTCTACGACTACCGCGTCTCGCGCGCGGGCTCTCTCATGGACCAGCTCAAGGACGACTTTGGTGCCAAGATGCTCGAGCACGTGAAGATTCTCGACCGCATCCTCTCCGACTGGGACGAGGGCGGCTTCCTGGCACAGTATCCTGCCGAGATGGTGGCCTTCTCGATGGACTTCGCGCTCTACGACGCGATCAAGCTGGACGATACGAGCTACCGCGCTGTCGCCGAGGCGCTCACCGGGGTCCTGGGCCGCCACTGGGGCGCGGGGGAGGTCGCTCGCCTGGACCTCGCCCCGGCCACGAGGCGCATGGCCCTTGCGGCCTGCTATCGCACGGACCTGGGGAACGTGGCCAGAAAGAGGCTCGCCCTGGACTACTACGCGCAGCAGCACGGGCGCAAGGCGGCGCTCAGGCGCCTGCTCAGAGGGTAG